The sequence GGCGTCTGGCTTGGTTTCACCGATGCGAAGATCGGCCGCGACGGCGTCTTCATCGGCCTGGAAAACTACCGCTATCTCTGGCACGACCCGGTTTTCTGGACCTCCGTCTTCAACACGGTCGTCTACACCTTCGTCGCCTCGGTCCTCAAATTCGCGCTCGGCCTCTGGCTGGCGATGATCCTGAACGAGAATCTGCCGTTCAAATCCTTCTTTCGCGCTCTCGTGCTTCTGCCCTGGGTCGTGCCGACGGTTCTTTCCGCGCTCGCCTTCTGGTGGATCTTCGACGCGCAGTTTTCGATCATCTCCTGGTCGCTGATGCAGATCGGCTGGATCGACGGCCCGATCAATTTCCTCGGCGATCCCACCAATGCCCGCATCTCGGTGATCGCCGCCAATGTCTGGCGCGGCATTCCCTTCGTTGCCATCTCGCTGCTGGCCGGCTTGCAGACCATCTCGCCGTCGCTGCAGGAGGCTGCGTCGCTCGACGGCGCCACCAGCTGGCAGCGCTTCCGTCTCGTGACGCTGCCCTTGCTGAGCCCGATCATCGCCGTGGTGATGACCTTCTCGGTCCTGTTCACCTTCACAGACTTCCAGCTGATCTACGTCCTCACCAAGGGCGGCCCGGTCAACGCGACCCACCTCATGGCGACGCTGTCGTTCCAGCGCGGCATACCCGGCGGCCAGCTTGGCGAGGGTGCGGCGATTGCCGTCGCGATGATCCCCTTCCTGCTCGCAGCGATCCTGTTCAGCTTCTTCGGCCTGCAACGGCGGAAGTGGCAGCAGGGCGGTCAAGACTAGGAGAGAAACCATGGCAATTACCGCACAGAACGACCCGTCCCTCAACGATGACGCGGAGGGCATGAGCTATCTGAACCGCCTGCCCCGCCGGATCGTGACGATCTATCTCCCGCTCGCCGTCTTCGTCTTCGTCCTGATCTTCCCGTTTTACTGGATGGCGATCACGGCGGTGAAGCCCAACCATCAGCTGACCAATTACGAGCAATACAGCCCGTTCTGGGTGGTCGAGCCGACGCTGGACCACATCAAGTATCTGCTGTTCGAAACGTCCTATCCGGGCTGGCTCTGGAACACGATGCTGGTCGCCTTCGGCTCCACGGTCCTCTCCCTCGCGGCATCCGTCTTCGCGGCCTACGCCATCGAAAGGGTGCGGTTCACCGGATCGCGGCCGGCGGGGCTGCTGATCTTCCTCGCCTATCTCGTTCCGCCCTCGATCCTGTTCATCCCCCTCGCCGTCATCGTCTTCCAGTTCGGAATCTATGACACCAAGCTGGCGCTGATCTTCACTTACCCGACCTTCCTGATTCCGTTCTGCACCTGGCTACTGATGGGCTATTTCCGCTCGATTCCCTTCGAGCTTGAGGAGAGCGCCCTGGTCGACGGGGCGACGCGCTGGCAGATCCTCATCAAGGTCATCCTGCCGCTCGCCGTGCCGGGGCTGATCTCGGCCGGCATCTTCGCCTTCACCCTGTCGTGGAACGAATTCATCTACGCGCTGACCTTCATCCAGTCGTCGGAGAACAAGACGATCCCGGTCGGCGTGCTGACAGAACTGGTGCGCGGCGACGTGTTCGAATGGGGAGCGCTGATGGCGGGCGCGCTGTTCGGCTCGCTTCCCGTCGTCATCCTCTATTCGTTCTTCGTCGACTCCTACGTCTCGTCGATGACGGGAGCGGTCAAGGAATAGAGGGCCTACCACCCAAGCTCTTTGGAAACGGCGCGGGCCCTCCCGCGCCGTTTTTCGTTGGCCAAGGTCAGACGGGCTGCGACAGGCGCTGCGGATCGAGCGCCGAGAGGTCGCGCAGCCTGGCGGCATCGCGCGCCGGCGGCTCGCCGAACAGGCGGCTATATTCGCGGCTGAACTGCGACTGGCTCTCATAGCCGACCGCGAAGCCGATGCTGCCGGCGTCGGCGCGCTGCACCAGCAGCAGGCGGCGGGCTTCCTGCAATCGGATCTGCTTCTGGAACTGCAGCGGGCTCATCGAGGTCACGGCCTTGAAATGCCGGTGAAACGACGATCCGCTCATGCCGGCGATCTCGGCCAGCGCCTCGACGCGCATGGTCTCGCTGTAATTGTGCTTGATCCAGTCGATGGCGCGGCTGATGCAGGATAGTCGACTGTCGGAAAGCGCGATCTGCCGCAGCATGCGCCCCTGCGCCCCGGTCAGCAGGCGATAGAGGATTTCGCGCTCGATCAGCGGGGATAGAATCGCCATGTCGCGGGGACGGTCCAGAAGACGTAACAGGCGGATGACAGGATCGAGCAATTCCGCGTCGATCGGGCTGACGGCCATGCCGGCCGAGGGCGCGCCATCATCGTCGATGCTCGCCAGTTCGAGCAGCAGCGAAGCGAGCGCGCCGCGGTCGAGCCGCATGCTGAAGGCGAGATAGGGCTCGGTGGCGCTGGCATCCAGGATGGCGCCGCTGGCAGGCAGGTCGACCGAGACGACCAGATATTTCGCCGTGTCATAGATCAGCATCTTGTCGCCGACCATCACCTGCTTGCGGCCCTGGGCCACGACGCAGAACAGCGGCTCGTAGAGCACGCGGGCCGGACCGGTCTGGGTGCAGGAGCGCAGCAGGGTGACGCGCGGGATAGCCGTCTCGAAACGGGTCGAGACGCAATGCCGTTCGATCAGCGCGCGGAGTTCGTTCATCGCTTCCATGATGGCTCCGATAAGACATCCGGCTTTCGCATCGCGCAAGCGCGGTCGCAGCCTGGATCGACACTCTGAGAGGATCAGGCAAGAAGCTGGTAGCTTCCTGGTAACGCTTCGTTACCCCGCGCCCCATCTTGGTCCTGCAATCGAAGGAGTTCGACATGAGCAAGATTTGGTTCGTCACCGGCTCGACGCGCGGCATCGGCGCCGAGATCGTCAAGGCGGCACTCCAGAGCGGCGACAGCGTCGTCGCCACCGGCCGCGACCCCGACAAGATCCGCGCGGCCTTCGCCGCGTACGCCGACCGCGTCCTGGCGCTGGCGCTCGACGTCACCGACCCGGCCGCGATCACCGCCGCCGTCGAAGCCGCCGTCAATAAGTTCGGCCGCATCGACGTGCTGGTCAACAATGCCGGCTATGGCCATCTCGGCCTGTTCGAGGAATCGGCCCCCGAAGACGCCGAGCGCCAGTTCGCGACCAATGTCTTCGGCCTATTCAACGTCACCCGCGCGGTCCTGCCGGTCATGCGCCAGCAGCGCGCCGGCCGTGTCTTCAACATCTCCTCCATCGCCGGCATTCGCGGCGGGCTGGGCGGCTCGCTTTATTGCGCCAGCAAATTCGCCATCGAGGGCTTCTCGGAATCTTTGGCCCAGGAAGTTGAGTCCTTCGGCATCCATGTGACGGTGGTCGAGCCCGGCTTCTTCCGGACCGATTTCCTGGATGAAAGCTCGGTGCGCTTCGGCGCCAAGCCGATCGAGGACTATGCCGAAATCTCGGCCCAGATCCGCGCCGGCTATCGCGATCGCAACCACCAGCAGGCCGGCGACCCGGCCAAGCTCGCGGCCGTGATCGTCGAACTCGCTGCCCGCGAGAAGCCGCTGTTCCGCTATGCCGCCGGCTCCGATTCCGCCGGCGTGTTCGCCGCCAAGATCGAGCGGCTGCAATCCGAACTCGAAGCGAGCCGCCCGCTCTCCGCAACCACGGACGGCAGCTTCTAGCCACGCCAAAGCCCGCGCCCGGACCGCCCCCTGGCGCGTCCGGCCGCCTGCCCTATCTCCTGATCGGCGCCCTGGCGCCCCCCCACCAGAACGGATCTCACTTATGCGCACCAAGACACTCGGCGGCACCGGACTTCTCGTTTCCGAAATCTGCCTCGGCACCATGACCTTCGGCGGCCGCGGCTTCTGGACGGCGATCGGCCAGCTCGACCAGTCGGTCGCCGACAGCATCGTCGCCCGCGCGCTCGATGCCGGCGTCAACTTCATCGACACGGCCGACGTCTATTCGGAAGGCGTCTCGGAGGAAGTCACCGGCCGCGCCATGGTCAATTCAGGCCGCCAGCGCTCGGACATCGTGCTCGCCACCAAGGCGCTCGGCCAGACCGGCCCCGGCCCGAACGATCGCGGCGCTTCGCGCGGCCACATCATGGACGCCGTCAAGGCGAGCCTGAAGCGGCTCGGCACCGACTATATCGACCTCTACCAGATCCACGGCTTCGATCCGCTGACCCCGGTCGAGGAAACCGTGCGGGCGCTCGACGATCTCGTCCGCCAGGGCCATGTCCGCTATGTCGGCGTCTCCAACTGGGCGTCGTGGCAGATCATGAAGGCGCTGGGGGTCGCCGATCACAAGAACTGGGCCCGCTTCGCCTCGCTTCAGGCCTATTACACCATCGCCGGCCGCGACCTGGAGCGCGACATCGCGCCGATGCTGCGGGACCAGAAGGTCGGCCTGATGGTCTGGAGCCCGCTCGCCGGCGGCTTCCTGTCCGGCAAGTATGATCGCGACGGCAAGGGGCCGGACGGCGCCCGCCGCGCCAGCTTCGACTTCCCGCCGATCAACAAGGATCGCGCCTTCGACGTCATCGACGTGATGCGCGAGATCGGCGACGCCAAGGGTGTCTCGGTCGCCCGCATCGCGCTCGCCTGGCTGCTG is a genomic window of Kaistia defluvii containing:
- a CDS encoding carbohydrate ABC transporter permease; translation: MFQSRNAMGLMFMLPAAAFLICFLTYPLGLGVWLGFTDAKIGRDGVFIGLENYRYLWHDPVFWTSVFNTVVYTFVASVLKFALGLWLAMILNENLPFKSFFRALVLLPWVVPTVLSALAFWWIFDAQFSIISWSLMQIGWIDGPINFLGDPTNARISVIAANVWRGIPFVAISLLAGLQTISPSLQEAASLDGATSWQRFRLVTLPLLSPIIAVVMTFSVLFTFTDFQLIYVLTKGGPVNATHLMATLSFQRGIPGGQLGEGAAIAVAMIPFLLAAILFSFFGLQRRKWQQGGQD
- a CDS encoding carbohydrate ABC transporter permease gives rise to the protein MAITAQNDPSLNDDAEGMSYLNRLPRRIVTIYLPLAVFVFVLIFPFYWMAITAVKPNHQLTNYEQYSPFWVVEPTLDHIKYLLFETSYPGWLWNTMLVAFGSTVLSLAASVFAAYAIERVRFTGSRPAGLLIFLAYLVPPSILFIPLAVIVFQFGIYDTKLALIFTYPTFLIPFCTWLLMGYFRSIPFELEESALVDGATRWQILIKVILPLAVPGLISAGIFAFTLSWNEFIYALTFIQSSENKTIPVGVLTELVRGDVFEWGALMAGALFGSLPVVILYSFFVDSYVSSMTGAVKE
- a CDS encoding AraC family transcriptional regulator, with protein sequence MEAMNELRALIERHCVSTRFETAIPRVTLLRSCTQTGPARVLYEPLFCVVAQGRKQVMVGDKMLIYDTAKYLVVSVDLPASGAILDASATEPYLAFSMRLDRGALASLLLELASIDDDGAPSAGMAVSPIDAELLDPVIRLLRLLDRPRDMAILSPLIEREILYRLLTGAQGRMLRQIALSDSRLSCISRAIDWIKHNYSETMRVEALAEIAGMSGSSFHRHFKAVTSMSPLQFQKQIRLQEARRLLLVQRADAGSIGFAVGYESQSQFSREYSRLFGEPPARDAARLRDLSALDPQRLSQPV
- a CDS encoding oxidoreductase — protein: MSKIWFVTGSTRGIGAEIVKAALQSGDSVVATGRDPDKIRAAFAAYADRVLALALDVTDPAAITAAVEAAVNKFGRIDVLVNNAGYGHLGLFEESAPEDAERQFATNVFGLFNVTRAVLPVMRQQRAGRVFNISSIAGIRGGLGGSLYCASKFAIEGFSESLAQEVESFGIHVTVVEPGFFRTDFLDESSVRFGAKPIEDYAEISAQIRAGYRDRNHQQAGDPAKLAAVIVELAAREKPLFRYAAGSDSAGVFAAKIERLQSELEASRPLSATTDGSF
- a CDS encoding aldo/keto reductase; translation: MRTKTLGGTGLLVSEICLGTMTFGGRGFWTAIGQLDQSVADSIVARALDAGVNFIDTADVYSEGVSEEVTGRAMVNSGRQRSDIVLATKALGQTGPGPNDRGASRGHIMDAVKASLKRLGTDYIDLYQIHGFDPLTPVEETVRALDDLVRQGHVRYVGVSNWASWQIMKALGVADHKNWARFASLQAYYTIAGRDLERDIAPMLRDQKVGLMVWSPLAGGFLSGKYDRDGKGPDGARRASFDFPPINKDRAFDVIDVMREIGDAKGVSVARIALAWLLHQPVVTSVIIGAKSVEQLDDNLAATSVTLSAEELKRLDEVSALPAEYPGWMIERQSANRRPD